tttacacctcACCAGCCGTGGACGGCGAactttacaccacaccagccgTGGACGGCGAACTTTACACCTCACCAGCCGTggacggcgagctttacacctcaCCAGCCGTGGAcggcgaactttacaccactccagccgtgGACGCCGAactttacaccacaccagccgtggacggcgagctttacacctcaCCAGCCGTGGACGGCGAactttacaccacaccagccgTGGACGgcaaactttacaccactccagccgtgGACGCCGAactttacaccacaccagccgtggacggcgagctttacacctcaCCAGCCGTGGACGGCGAactttacaccacaccagccgTGGACGGCGAACTTTACACCTCACCAGCCGTGGACGGCGAactttacaccacaccagccgtggacggcgaactttacaccacttcaACCGTggacggcgagctttacaccacaccagccgtggacggcgaactttacaccactccagccgcggacggcgagctttacaccacaccagccgtggacggcgaactttacaccacaccagccgtggacggcgagctttacaccacaccagccgtggacggcgagctttacaccacaccagccgtggacggcgaactttacaccacaccagccgtggacggcgaactttacaccacaccagccgtggacggcgagctttacaccacaccagccgtggacggcgaactttacaccacaccagccgtgcacggcgagctttacaccacaccagctgtggacggcgaactttacaccacaccagccgtggacggcgaactttacaccacaccagccgtggacggcgaactttacaccactccagccgtggacggcgagctttacaccacaccagccgtggacggcgaactttacaccactccagccgtggacggcgaactttacaccacaccagccgtggacggcaagctttacaccactccagccgtggacggcgaactttacaccacaccagccgtggacggcgaactttacaccactccagcgtggacggcaagctttacaccacaccagccgtggacggcgagctttacaccacaccagccgtggacggcgaactttacaccactccagccgtggacggcgaactttacaccacttcaACCGACGCTTTGCATTacgcatgatgatcttaggcttgtgtgcggctgcttggccatttttacgcacttcagcactcggaaggcccgttctgtgagcttgtgtgcccTACCTCTTCGCGGTTGAGCTGtcgttgctcctagacattttcacttcacaataacagcacttacagttgaccagggcagctctagcaggacagaaatttgaccacctgacttgttggaaaggtggcattctatgacggtgccacgttgcgagtcactgagctcttcagtaaggcccttctactgccaatgtttgtctatggagattgtatggctgtgtgctctagtttatacacctatcagcaacgggtgtggctgaaatagccgaatccactaatttgaaggggtgtctacatactttagTACATATAGTGTAGCTTCACCTATAGAAGTAACATACCAGTAAACCCCATTTTGCCAGCACCTGCATTACCATGGTAACTGCAAGGCCAACACACTTGATAAGCTATTGTTTGTCCTGCTGTTGTTCAAATATAAAAACAATTGTTTCAAATaatcctaaccccccccccccccccccccaagggatGTAATTTgacttctgacacacacacacacacacacacacacacacacacacacacacacacacacacacactgaggaaggCACAAGCTGAAAGCAGTGTGTGCATGTTGCCTGGAAAGGGGGACTCAGAGGATGACGAGAGCGATGTCTTCGTCAACACCAACCGCTGTAATGTCCACTACAGTGAAAGTGGGGAAGACACTGAGGATgagaagaaggaagaagaggaCAGAGTGTAGAGCAGCTTGTATTGTTGAGATGTTTATGACAATCCCCTGGACAGATGTTCACACCAATGTCCCCCTCAGAATACACTGGTGCTGAAGAATATATTGAGGATTGTACTCTCCCACCCCATGAATCCAATCAAACatcctgctgttttaacatgtATTTGGGGGTTGGACTTAGCATCCCATGGACATAATGTAGGTTAGGTATATCATACAGTACTTATACCACCTGTCCTAGAGAGGAACATGAGCAGGCTTTGCTAAGCTATGTTGAAAAAGAGGTGAATGGTGGAAATATTGAACTGGTCCATGACACCCTGACTGAGGTTGTGTCATAATATATGTACATAATGATTGTGTCATCAGAAAAATACTTACAATATAATTAACCCAATGAGTCCCATTGCAACGCTGGACTTCTAACCCCTTTTAAACATGGTGTTTGTGAGCTACATTCTGGGTTGTATCGTTGGATTTGTCTATTTCTTTTGTATCCATAGATACCAACTGTGTAAATTATGGGGGCTGAcctagagtggtgtttgtcagacaagAGTGGATCCCGAATGGCTTGAGGTACAAAAAAGCTGAGAATCTCACTCTGATGTCCACAAGCCATACAAGTCGGTAGAAGGTACGTCGATCagaggaaatcccaggacatagtgtctataatactgtaataaactCACATACTTGCGGTCACAACTCCAAACTCCACATAGTtatcactgactagttggatattcatttctCACTGAGCAAACCATTTCTATACTTATAGCATTCATAAACATTCATTTTTATAAGGTTTTTGCTTTGACAGACATTTTTTATTGACATTTGCAAATAAAACTCATGTTTGTCAAATTGTTTTGTGTTATTTTTGTAACCCTGGTTATCCTAAAAAAGAAAATGGTAAAACATATCACTATGAGGTTAAATATAAGGTCTGGACATGCAGATAAATTAAAagcagatttttttgggggggggtctcaggactgataggTTTAAGAGTTTTGTCCAGATGTCTGATTCAAAATtaaataatcaaatattaaaatggttATTGTTCAGAGAAACATTGAAAGTGCACAACATTTGTCAGAGAGGTTCATTTACACACTTATTTACCTACTCATCTGTTGGTTTGGGATAACCAAACCTCAGATCTAACTCAGCCATTATGCAGTGGCAGTGGTCAAATCAATGAAATGTAATTCATCTTAACATGTTCGTTGCACCTCATGATTCTGACTTTGCTCATAACTAGCCCCCGAGCCCAAAAACTGAGCATGACAATTCCTGCCCACAGCATGCGACCCAAACCTGTTCAACAGGAGGCAATGAGCAATGTATGCAGTATATGGCCTTCACAGTTGACTGTGTACCAAGTAGGTCATTCTGTTTAATACTTCATCAAATACTTACATGCCGTCACAAACAAACAGTTCTTCAACATCAGTAAAAACAAACGACATCCAGTATTTCTGTCAAACGTAGGTTCACGTTTATCACACTGTGGGGCCTTATTACAGGGCAGTTCTCAGCTGAGAGGATACCTTTCTCCATCACCATCTATAATTTGAGTCAGTTTTAAAACAACCAGTCTAGTATTTCCTCAGGTTCCTCACATCGTTGTGTTTACAGTAATAATAGGTTTACAGTAATAATGGGTTTACAGTAATAATGGGTTTACATTAATAAATCGGTACTGTTCCCCATTCTCATGCTCCTCTCCATTGTCAAGTGGCAGCACACCTTCTCTATAGACAATCACCATCACGTCAGCTTTACATAATAGGATAGCCAGTCAGTGAATAGCTCTCTTCCCCATAGTCAAGTGGCAGCAGAGCCGTGGGGTGCTAAGAGTGCTGCAGCACCTCCTGATAAatcataataaaaaaaatattactaTAAACATTTCCTCAGAATTTCCAACATGCTTTCAATGACGATGACAGCTCTACGGTgtattcggaaactattcagaccccttgaatttttccacattttgttacgttacagccttattctaaaatggattaaatagtattttccccctcatcaatctacacacaataaccccataatgacaaagcaaaaacaaaaatgATATCACATGTAcaggtttctcccattcttctctgcacatcctctcaacctctgtcaggttggatggggagcgttgctgcacagctattttcaggtctctccagagatgttcgatcgggttcaagtccgggctctggctgggctactcaaggacattcagagacttgtcccgatgccactccagcactatcttggctgtgtgccaaggtcattgtcctgttggaaggtgaaccttcacccctgtctgaggtcctgagcgctctgaagcaggttttcatcaaggatctccctgtactttactctgttcatcttaccctcgatcctgaatagtctcccagtccctgccactgaaaaacagcactatgcttcaccgtagggatggtgccaggtttcctccagatgtgacgcttggcaatcaggccagagttcaatcttggtttcgtcagaccagagaatcttttttctcatggtctgagtccttttggcaaactccaagcgggctgttatgtgccttttactgaggagtggcttccgtctggccactctaccataaaggcctgattgatggagtgctgcagagatggttgtccttctggaaggttctccctcaAAAAATCTaatcttttaaaaaatatatatatatttcaccaggtaggccagttgagaagttctcatttacaactgcgacctggccaagatatgcttgtgttcctagctccaacagtgcagtagtatctaacaattcacaacaatacacacaatctaaaagtaaaagaatggaattaagaaatatataaatattcgGACGAGCAATGTCTgaatggcattgactaaaatacagcagaatacagtatatacatatgaaatgagtaaagaggtatgtaaacattattaaagtgactagtgttccattattaaagggaccagtgattccatgtctatgtatataaggTGCatggttgagtaaccgggtggtagccggttactcagaagctgtttttcagtctctcggtcccagccaGGGAACCTCACATCTCCACAGacgaactctgtcagagtgaccatgaggttcttggtcacctccctgacttaGACCCTTCTTCCGCCGggccagctctagggagagtcttggtggttccaaacttcttccatttaaagaatgatggaggccactgtgttcttggggaccttcaatgctgcagacattttttggtacccttccccagatctgtgcatcgacacaatcctgtattggagctctacggacaattcattcgacctcatggcttggtttttgctctgacatgcactgtcaactgtgggaccttatatagacaggtgtgtgcctttccaaatcatgtccaatcaatttaatttaccacaggtggactccaatcaagctgtagaaaaatctcaaggataATCATTGGAAACAAAATGCACCTGAGCTCGTATAGCTAACAtttgtgaatttggttgggtcactcacaaagttgcatattgcagctttaagtcaGTTTCATACCAGTCAGTGATTACTTCTCTATAGAGCTGAATTTTCAGAACTACCCCATGGATCCGTCAGAAGTTCCTGTCCCTTGTTGTCTTTCACACTAAATGAATCTATCAGAAATGTATTCTTGTTCTCCTTCTCAGTTCTCAGGATGGTGCTGTTGCACTCTGTCTGGTTCCTCATTATCTCTGACCACAGCTTCATCACCTGAGCAGGGCTGCGTTTGTGTACCAGTAAGATAGTGTGGTACGCACACCGCTCTTCCCTATCTTTCTTGGGGAAGTCGAAGGTGAGGAAGGcggggtggtggatggggtggACCCCGAGCCTGTGGAGGCACATGCCCACGTAGACATCATCAATGGGGTACAGGTGAACTCTCCGGGAAATACGGTTGAGCCTCAGGGCCAGCTCCCCTGAGTacaccacccctcccccacccccgTACGGAGGGTACAGACCATTATAGAAACTAGCAGGAATAAAGTACTTGGTAGTGTTGACTCTGTTGGGGCTGGCTGCTCCTATCACATCCCCTACCATGAATCCCTTCATAAACTCTGACCCAGGCGCACCTGACAGGATCGTCTGCTCCCGGAGGTAGTCTAAGAGAGCAGGGGTCCGCAACAGGACGTCGTCGTCCCCTTTAAAGACGAAGCGTGCCATGGAGCAGCGGGTGGAGAGCCAGTCCCACAGCAGCACGTCCTTCAGGGTGAGGTTAAAGAAGGAGTCGTGGAAGTCCCACTGGAGGATGTCCCTGTACCGGCGGCTCTCCAGCTGCAGCAGCTCGTTGACGTCAACTCGGGACTCTGCGTGGTTCTTCCCTAGGAGGAAGACCCTCCGCACCACACCGCCGTTCCCTGTCGCCCCTGCCACCCATCCCGCCCGGCCCCATGTCTGCCGGATGGCTTGACGGTTCTCAAAGTTCAGAGCCTTGGTCTTAATGGCCAGCACTAGGAAAGGCCCCTGTCCCTTCCTTGGCCCACGCCCACACAGTTTAGCAGGCTCAATGAGGACAGGGTAGTCCCTGAAGTGCATGGAGCGCACAAACATCTGCATCTGCAGGGGCAGCTCCGGGAAATCTGCCATTTGAGACGTCAAGTTCCCAATCTCAGAGAACCCTGCACTCAAGGTGGGGAAGGAAAACCGCAAATAgtttttattattgttattattggtaTCAAGATGGTAATTGTACTCTCTGCTGGGCATCAGGATGGGGTTGTAGTGGCGGTCAATGTGTAACTGGAGCAGGTTCCAGAGAGCTCCTCCGTGGGGCTTGGGGTCCCAGAAGGAGCTGGTGGGATGGGGGGCCACGGTGCCATTACTAGTTAACCCCAGTGCAATGAAGCGCTCTGGTGGAGTTTGTGGGATAGGGGCAGCAACGCCTGggcctgtggtggtggtagtacCATAGCACACAGCCAGGGTGacgtacacacagagagatccCACCAGGACACCTGGAGTACAGCACAGGCATAGGAGAACACGCCGCCACCGCCAATGGTAGCACGCCATTTAACTACAGAAAgaggagcaagggagagagagcaggcagtGGAGAGGTGGCGGGATACATTTGGAGAAGAGTAGGGAAGAAATGGGGAAGAgatgtaaggagagagagggaggaatgataaggggagtgagagaggaggggaggagagaggtgggagattTTATTATTGCAATCTTTTGTCACTTAAATCAATACAGCTACATGACTAACTAAGAATAATGActagggccctgtgttttggaCAATCATGTGACATGCCTggatttttacctttatttaaagctTTTTCATCAACAGTCCTCATTTGTTTTTATGTCAGATGGTCCAGCACCGTCCTCAGACAATTGCTTTAATGTAAAATATTTAATTTCAAATACCGGATAAGAATACATCTTATTTTAAGTAATTTAttagtgcttgacttgggcacgTCGCCGAACaggtgttgtgccgaaaatctccCCCCTGAGGAAAATCTCTCCCTTgccagaatcccccccccccctctaatttccttaattttgtgactagagtcaaatactttctgtgacacacatcagagtcaaatactttctatagaacaaacttcacgATAGGCAACCGAAATTAATAATTAATGTACAGataaagttggaagtttacatacacttaggttggagtcaataaaacttgtttttcaaccactccacaaatttcttgttaacaaactatagttttggcaagtcggttaggacatctactttgtgcatgacacaagtaatttttccaaaaattgtttacagacagattatttcccttataattcactgtatcacaattccagtgggtcagaagtttacatacactaagttgactgtgcctttatacaGTTTGGAAAAtgtcagaaaattatgtcatggctttagaagcttctgatagtctaattgacataatttgagtcaattggaggtgtacttgttcaatgctgaattgtttcaatgagcactttgtatcatctggtaggctgtttgattcagtgtcctctgtctctgtacaaccccgTGTGggtgaaccagtgagagctggtcaaacttttagctttttgccattctcagtgcaggtggtacataaagccctgaaatccttagatcagagaaagcctgcaggtcctgatcttttggatccctgctttttaaatctggcagctgatttcatagctgaaccattTACATCTCtattcaatctaaccctggaatgtaatgacattccaaagatctggaaatcagcatttgtcctaccacttttaaaagggggagatccaactcaacaaaaaaattgaagctgaaattgggattttattttaggaataaggcctgtttttcttttgaagccagaaggaggctagtatcagctacatttatgcctttactagactatggggatattttatatatgaatgcttccttccgctcagtgtttgagatcaatggacactctttaccatggcactttgagatttattttaaactgcaaaacccttacgcaccactgtaCTTTGTATACCAGgattggctggccttctctagtcactcgtaggctcagtcactggtatgcTTTTAtctacaaagccattttgggtttactacctttttatttgtgcatttttattgttcagaaatgtggtgggtactctcttcgttcgctggactttatcctgctaactgttccaaatgtccgaactgaatttggtaaaagggcttttatgtactctgcgccatcatcttggaacaccttacaaaatacttttaaattggaagaacttgtcccgattggtgtttttaaatcactgatgaaggattttgaggctgaatGCCTgatctgtcaatgtttttaattagctgttttatactcttgtgaattcaatggtttttactagattacttgtagtttttcatgttgtctgtctgtaatttttttgtaatggTGCTGCCtttcttggccagggcgctcttaaaaa
The Oncorhynchus mykiss isolate Arlee chromosome 31, USDA_OmykA_1.1, whole genome shotgun sequence genome window above contains:
- the LOC110504664 gene encoding N-acetyllactosaminide beta-1,3-N-acetylglucosaminyltransferase 2-like; translation: MACYHWRWRRVLLCLCCTPGVLVGSLCVYVTLAVCYGTTTTTGPGVAAPIPQTPPERFIALGLTSNGTVAPHPTSSFWDPKPHGGALWNLLQLHIDRHYNPILMPSREYNYHLDTNNNNNKNYLRFSFPTLSAGFSEIGNLTSQMADFPELPLQMQMFVRSMHFRDYPVLIEPAKLCGRGPRKGQGPFLVLAIKTKALNFENRQAIRQTWGRAGWVAGATGNGGVVRRVFLLGKNHAESRVDVNELLQLESRRYRDILQWDFHDSFFNLTLKDVLLWDWLSTRCSMARFVFKGDDDVLLRTPALLDYLREQTILSGAPGSEFMKGFMVGDVIGAASPNRVNTTKYFIPASFYNGLYPPYGGGGGVVYSGELALRLNRISRRVHLYPIDDVYVGMCLHRLGVHPIHHPAFLTFDFPKKDREERCAYHTILLVHKRSPAQVMKLWSEIMRNQTECNSTILRTEKENKNTFLIDSFSVKDNKGQELLTDPWGSSENSAL